The Ascaphus truei isolate aAscTru1 chromosome 11, aAscTru1.hap1, whole genome shotgun sequence genome includes a window with the following:
- the LOC142463397 gene encoding BOS complex subunit NOMO3-like — translation MRGRVFGLALLCALCCDWVRGADDIVVGCGGFVKSEVDINYSLIEIKLYTKQGTLKYQTDCAPNNGYFMIPLYDKGDFVLKIEPPLGWSFEPTSVPLHVDGVNDICTRGEDLNFVFTGFSVNGKVLSRNHNLGPGGVQVAMRRAGSGVNLQTTVTQPGGKFAFFKVLPGEYEIVASHPTWTLKEATTMVQVTNSNAQALNHLLVAGYDVLGFVRSDGEPMKGVMFLLFSSLIKREDILGCDLTPVEGFQGKDESLSYLCHITSTEDGSFTFLSLPSGDYTVIPFYRGERITFDVAPSRLDFTVEHDSLKLEPVFHVMGFSVTGRVLNGPEGEGVADAVVTLNNEMKVTTNVDGSFRLENMTAGTYIIDAQKEHIFFDTLTVKIAPNTPQLADIIAARFSVCGEITITHFPETIKQINKYKITLTPQDKERPSFLTTESDSRGAFCFQARKGSYNIQVTIPEAEAKAGLALKPAIYPVTVIDRAVMDVSFSQFLASVSGKVSCLDACGDLSVTLQSTSRQREKHSMQVSGKADAVTFTFDKVLPGKYKASIIQEDWCWKNKSLEFEVAEEDIVGIEFRQTGYMLRCSLSHAITLEFYQDGSGPENVGVYNLTKGINRFCLSKPGVYKVTPRSCHRFEHAFYAYDTSSPSILTLTAVRHHVLGAITTDKLMDVTVTIKSSIDSEPALVLGPLKSMEETRREQQLAEIEARRLERERAGSEETGIKPPVQELVDELQGPFSYEFSYWARPGEKITVTPSSKELLFYPPSLEIVISGDSCPGKMIEIQGKAGLFLEGQINPELEGVEIVISEKGATSPLITVFTDDKGSYSVGPLHSDLEYTISAQKEGFVLTAVDETVGDFNAFALAGVTFEITSEDNQPLAGVLLSLSGGAFRSNLLSQENGMLTFSNLSPGQYYFKPMMKEFRFEPSSQMIAAQEGENLKITITAHRTAYSCYGTVSSLNGEPEQGVSVEAVGQNDCSMYGEDTVTDEEGKFRLRGLRPGCVYQIQLKPEGNDHIERALPQHLAFEVGDRDIDDVNIIAFRQINQFDLSGNMVTSSEYLSTLLVKLYKSENLDNPIQSVSLGQSLFFHFPPLLRDGENYVVLLDSTLSKFQYDYTLPQVSFSTVGYHKHITFTFNPTRKLPEQDIVQGSYIALPLTLLLLLAGYNHDKLSPLLLQLTSRLQGVRALGQTGSDIGSLEDAKRLPKRQKTRRT, via the exons ATGAGGGGCCGGGTGTTCGGGCTGGCGCTGCTCTGcgccctgtgctgtgactgggtGCGGGGGGCCGATGACATTGTGGTGGGCTGCGGGGGGTTCGTCAAATCGGAAGTGGATATCAACTACTCCTTAATCGAG ATTAAGTTGTATACCAAGCAAGGGACGCTGAAATATCAGACAGACTGTGCCCCTAATAATGGCTACTTCATGATTCCCCTCTATGATAAG GGGGATTTTGTGCTTAAGATCGAGCCTCCCCTAGGGTGGAGTTTTG AGCCAACAAGTGTGCCCCTTCATGTGGATGGCGTGAATGACATTTGTACAAGAGGCGAAGATCTCAATTTTGTTTTTACCGGTTTCTCTGTGAACGGAAAG GTACTCAGTAGGAATCATAATTTGGGTCCAGGTGGAGTTCAAGTTGCAATGAGAAGAGCTGGAAGTGGAGTCAACTTACAGACAACGGTTACCCAACCAGGAGGGAA GTTTGCTTTCTTTAAGGTGCTCCCAGGAGAGTATGAAATTGTCGCATCTCATCCCACCTGGACATTAAAAGAG GCAACAACTATGGTGCAAGTGACGAATTCCAATGCCCAGGCATTAAACCATCTTCTTGTTGCTGGTTATGATGTCTTGGGGTTTGTTCGTAGCGATGGAGAACCAATGAAAGGCGTCATGTTTTTACTTTTCTCCTCGCTGATAAAGAGAGAG GATATTTTGGGCTGCGATTTGACACCAGTCGAAGGCTTCCAGGGAAAAGATGAATCTTTGTCATATCTGTGCCATATCACATCCACAGAAGATGGCTCTTTCACGTTCCTTTCACTGCCAAGTGGGGATTACACCGTG ATACCCTTTTACAGGGGGGAGAGAATTACGTTTGATGTTGCACCATCTCGGCTGGACTTCACTGTGGAGCACGATAGCCTCAAATTAGAG CCTGTTTTCCATGTGATGGGCTTCTCTGTCACTGGAAGGGTTTTGAATGGACCTGAAGGTGAAGGGGTTGCTGATGCTGTAGTGACCCTCAACAACGAGATGAAGG TTACAACTAATGTGGACGGTTCCTTCCGCCTGGAAAACATGACTGCTGGCACATACATTATTGATGCTCAGAAAGAGCACATTTTTTTTGATACACTGACCGTGAAGATTGCGCCAAACACTCCGCAGCTCGCTGATATTATAGCTGCAAG ATTTAGTGTCTGTGGAGAGATTACCATAACTCATTTCCCAGAAACGATCAAACAGatcaataaatataaaataacccTAACACCGCAAGACAAGGAAAGGCCCTCGTTCCTTACGACAGAGTCTGACTCTCGGGGAGCCTTCTGCTTCCAAGCGAGGAAAGGATCCTACAACATCCAA GTTACTATTCCAGAAGCGGAAGCAAAAGCTGGACTTGCATTAAAACCTGCAATATACCCTGTCACGGTCATAGACAGAGCCGTTATGGATGTGTCATTTTCACAGTTTCTGGCATCAGTTTCTGGCAAAGTATCTTGTTTAG ATGCCTGTGGGGACCTGTCCGTGACTTTGCAGTCCACAAGTCGCCAAAGAGAGAAGCACAGCATGCAGGTGTCTGGGAAGGCAGACGCTGTCACTTTCACTTTTGACAAAGTTTTACCTGGAAAATACAAAG CGAGCATTATACAGGAAGACTGGTGTTGGAAGAATAAATCTTTGGAGTTTGAGGTTGCAGAGGAAGATATTGTTGGGATAGAGTTTCGACAGACGGGCTACATGTTGAGGTGTTCTCTTTCTCACGCAATTACACTG GAATTTTACCAGGATGGAAGTGGACCAGAAAATGTTGGCGTTTATAATTTAACAAAAGGAATCAATAGGTTCTGCCTTTCAAAACCAG GTGTTTACAAAGTGACCCCGCGCTCCTGTCATCGTTTTGAGCATGCGTTCTACGCTTATGATAC ATCTTCTCCCAGCATTCTGACTCTGACTGCAGTGCGACACCATGTCCTCGGGGCAATAACCACAGATAAGCTAATGGATGTGACCGTCACCATTAA GTCTTCCATAGACAGTGAACCAGCTCTTGTTTTAGGACCATTAAAGTCTATGGAAGAGACGCGTCGCGAGCAGCAGCTGGCTGAAATTGAAGCTCGCAGATTGGAGCGAGAGAGAGCAGGCTCAGAGGAGACTGGGATAAAGCCACCTGTTCAAGAACTCGTAGATGAGCTGCAGGGACCATTTTCATATGAATTCTCTTACTGGGCAAG ACCTGGTGAAAAAATCACAGTGACGCCTTCGTCGAAAGAACTGCTCTTCTACCCGCCGTCTCTGGAGATTGTGATCAGCGGAG ACAGCTGTCCTGGGAAGATGATAGAAATTCAGGGGAAAGCCGGCCTGTTTCTTGAAGGGCAGATAAATCCAGAGTTGGAAGGTGTGGAAATTGTCATCAGTGAAAAGGGAGCAACTTCCCCCCTCATAACTGTCTTCACAGATGATAAAGGCTCGTATAG TGTGGGACCGCTACACAGTGACTTGGAATATACCATCTCGGCACAAAAAGAAGGGTTTGTTTTGACGGCTGTGGATGAAACCGTGGGAGATTTCAACGCTTTCGCCCTCGCAGGCGTAACGTTCGAG ATCACATCTGAAGATAACCAGCCCCTGGCCGGGGttcttctgtctctcagtggggGCGCATTTCGCTCGAACCTTCTTAGCCAAGAAAATGGGATGTTGACATTCTCCAATCTG AGCCCCGGTCAGTACTATTTTAAGCCCATGATGAAGGAGTTTCGATTTGAGCCTTCTTCCCAGATGATCGCAGCACAGGAGGGAGAGAACCTGAAAATTACAATCACTGCTCACAGGACCGCTTACAG TTGTTACGGCACCGTGTCCTCTCTAAATGGCGAACCAGAGCAAGGCGTGTCCGTGGAAGCCGTAGGACAGAATGATTGTTCTATGTATGGGGAAGACACGGTCACAGATGAAGAGGGTAAATTCCGGCTCCGTGGTCTGCGG CCTGGGTGTGTGTACCAGATACAGCTTAAGCCAGAGGGAAATGATCACATTGAGCGTGCTTTGCCACAGCATCTGGCTTTTGAG gTTGGCGATCGTGACATCGATGATGTGAACATTATTGCGTTCCGCCAGATTAACCAGTTTGACCTGAGTGGAAATATGGTTACATCATCTGAATATCTCTCTACCTTGCTG GTAAAGCTTTATAAAAGTGAAAATTTGGACAACCCAATACAATCCGTATCCTTGGGACAGTCCTTGTTTTTCCATTTCCCACCGCTGCTCAGAGATGGAGAG AATTATGTTGTGCTGTTGGATTCTACTTTATCGAAATTTCAGTACGACTATACACTGCCGCAGGTTTCCTTCAGCACAGTTGGATACCACAAACACATCACTTTCACATTCAACCCTACG